In Sphingobacterium thalpophilum, a genomic segment contains:
- the upp gene encoding uracil phosphoribosyltransferase — MVTILSTQNSIANHFIAELRDITIQQDRMRFRRNLERLGEIFAYEISKTMAYKPVEVETPLGVAKTHLLMEQPVLATILRAGLPFHQGLLNVFDHADNTFIAAYRHTKKSGEFEIHKEYVNTPNLDNRTVIIVDPMLATGKSLVLCCKDLLAEYDIKELHIVAAIASEEGLNHVQAFVPTAHIWVGDVDHELTSKAYIVPGLGDAGDLAYGVKHH, encoded by the coding sequence ATGGTCACTATTCTATCTACCCAAAATAGCATTGCAAATCATTTTATTGCCGAACTGAGAGATATCACGATTCAACAGGATCGCATGCGCTTTCGTCGGAATCTGGAACGATTAGGTGAAATTTTCGCTTATGAAATCAGCAAGACGATGGCTTATAAACCTGTTGAAGTTGAAACTCCGTTAGGTGTGGCCAAAACCCATCTCTTGATGGAACAACCCGTACTCGCTACAATTCTGAGAGCGGGGCTTCCCTTTCATCAGGGACTTTTAAATGTATTTGATCATGCCGACAATACCTTCATTGCGGCCTATCGGCATACCAAAAAGAGCGGTGAGTTTGAAATTCATAAAGAATATGTTAATACACCAAACTTAGATAATCGTACAGTAATCATTGTAGACCCCATGTTGGCCACAGGAAAGAGCCTTGTATTATGCTGTAAGGATCTCCTGGCCGAATATGACATCAAGGAATTACATATTGTTGCAGCCATTGCATCCGAGGAAGGACTGAATCACGTTCAGGCTTTTGTACCTACGGCACACATCTGGGTAGGTGACGTCGACCACGAACTGACCTCAAAAGCTTATATTGTACCTGGACTCGGTGATGCCGGAGACCTGGCCTACGGTGTAAAACATCATTAA
- a CDS encoding ribonuclease H-like YkuK family protein, which produces MRWQKYNGESIRSTIFDAVEEVIKREDALGNKLKVYIGTDSQVKRGIIDFATVIVFLREHKGGFMFIQRDKRHHRMSIKERMLLEVQKSIDIAYQLCPLLEKHKVDLEVHADINTNPNFQSNVALKEAMGYIMGMGFVFKAKPESFASTNCANKQVQ; this is translated from the coding sequence ATGAGATGGCAAAAATACAATGGCGAATCCATTCGCTCCACGATTTTCGATGCTGTTGAGGAAGTCATTAAACGAGAAGATGCCCTAGGGAATAAGCTCAAGGTTTATATAGGCACCGATTCCCAAGTCAAGAGAGGCATCATCGACTTCGCTACAGTCATCGTCTTTCTCCGGGAACATAAAGGTGGATTTATGTTTATCCAACGGGACAAAAGGCATCACCGAATGAGCATTAAAGAAAGGATGCTGCTCGAAGTCCAAAAATCCATCGATATAGCCTATCAACTCTGCCCCCTCCTCGAAAAACACAAAGTAGACCTCGAAGTCCACGCCGACATCAACACCAATCCAAATTTCCAGTCAAATGTTGCCCTGAAAGAAGCCATGGGCTATATTATGGGTATGGGATTTGTTTTTAAGGCCAAGCCCGAATCTTTTGCCAGTACCAATTGTGCGAATAAACAGGTTCAATAA